The genomic window AACCTGGAAAATATAACATAACTGCAGATACATCATTTAAATATATTTCATTTATTCCCTTCTCTGAAACGGTAAAGAGCTTGACGTTAGTGGGCTTTAAGTATTTATTGCAGCAAAAAACCATTCATTTTGGTTCAACTTTATGTATTAGTAATCAACTAAATAAGGATTGCGGTACTTTTTCATTTGCGTCTGGCATATTAATGATGATAAGAAGCTGTGATTTAAATTAAATAATAAAGCCCTGCTTCTTTTTAGTGTTAGGCACTCATTTTAATTCAATGAATATACTTATTAAAGAGAACCGATGCGGTTTGAGAAGAACAGCACTGATAACGGAAACTGCAGTTGAGGAGGGAAACTATGAAGTTCTACACAATCAAACTTCCTAAATTCCTTGGGGGAATTATTCGTGCAATGTTAGGTTCGTCTAGAAAGAAATAAGAAAAAGCACCGAGTTTATCTCAGGTGCTTTTTCTTTTTTTAATGTGATAATCAAATTTAG from Bacillus sp. HMF5848 includes these protein-coding regions:
- the spoVM gene encoding stage V sporulation protein SpoVM: MKFYTIKLPKFLGGIIRAMLGSSRKK